aggaAAGAAAGTTCAAGGAAGAAGGCTCTACACCAAGGTGGAGGCCAAAGAGACaaaaaggcaaaggcaaaggcaaGGGAGAAAAGCCAAAGTAAGAGACGGAGTTACCAAACACACACAAGTATCTTAGCAGCCAAGTCATATCCTAAATTGCTAAAAGGAATTTgcccaaattgaaatttgtgaTTGAATTGTATAAAAAGGAATGTTAAGCACCGCCAGCTCCAACGCTTTCCTGTctttaattttgcttttgaatcTCATCATCTTCTCTGTGTTCGCTATGGCCGACGAATCTGCTCCCAAATCCGTCGCTGCTTCTTCTTCCGAAACGGCGGTCCACATCGTTTACACCGAACGCCCTCTTGAAAATGAGGAGCCTGAGTCCTATCACATCCGAACCCTAGCCTCCGTCCTCGGcaggtctctctctccctcctttatCTACTGTTTGTTTCCTgggaaaaccaaagaaaaatgaattttgtgaatttgtgtgaatttgtggattgtgatatgcatacatacatatatacatacagtGAGGAGGCTGCGAAGGAGGCTCTGGTATACAGTTACAAGACGGCTGCCAGTGGATTCTCCGCTAAGCTCACTCCTCAGCAGGTCGACCAAATTTCAAGttagtcctctctctctccccttctttCTAGTGTTGGTGATGAGTATTCTTCCGGTTTTCTCAGCAAATGTTATTTATTTATCCGATCCCTTATACTCCTCTTTGACATGGTTAATATGAATGTTTCAAGCTAAGTGAGTCGATTTTTAAAGGTGATCTTTTAATTCACGGTAGCGTATCGATCTTTCTATTGGGGAATCGGTTGTGTAGTGATTGATAGGTTGGCCTCTGCGGGTTTGTTTCAGCTTTGTTTTGGACCCCCAACCGCATCTGTTTCAACAATTGTGGGTATTCTTTGCTTGCTTATTGTTATCACTTTCTGGCATGTTCAGAATGCTTGGGACTAATTTGGTATAGGAGAATGGATGGAAAACCCTCTAAATTCAAGGCAT
This genomic interval from Malus domestica chromosome 05, GDT2T_hap1 contains the following:
- the LOC103443877 gene encoding subtilisin-like protease SBT3.11, coding for MLSTASSNAFLSLILLLNLIIFSVFAMADESAPKSVAASSSETAVHIVYTERPLENEEPESYHIRTLASVLGSEEAAKEALVYSYKTAASGFSAKLTPQQVDQISKLPGVLQVVPSRTLQLHSGPGKLQ